A portion of the Oryzias melastigma strain HK-1 linkage group LG1, ASM292280v2, whole genome shotgun sequence genome contains these proteins:
- the grapb gene encoding GRB2-related adapter protein has protein sequence MEAVALFSFSASEGDELSFQKGDIVKVVEMEEDSYWVIAEIQGKRGFVPVNYISLLPHPWFAGAVSRLEAEQRLRWQVTGVFLVRESESAPGEFSFSVSYGDRVEHFRVLEGGGQYCIWDKAFCSLNRLVDFYRTHSIAVEKVVCLRDAPSSPHLQSHPARNPYPSPHRHSSQESLCSAHLHPRPCHPERDSSLNLQKPFLEMPHLANALCDYTPGQTTHLHFLRGDVIELLDCSSSLSWKGRCRGRVGIFPPKCVHPLYH, from the exons ATGGAAGCTGTGGCGCTTTTCTCATTCTCTGCGTCAGAGGGAGATGAGCTCAGTTTCCAGAAAGGAGACATTGTTAAG GTGGTAGAAATGGAGGAGGATTCTTACTGGGTCATAGCAGAGATTCAAGGAAAGCGAGGCTTTGTGCCTGTGAACTACATTTCCCTCCTTCCTCATCC GTGGTTTGCAGGAGCAGTATCAAGGCTTGAAGCTGAACAGCGTCTTCGCTGGCAGGTCACCGGAGTCTTCCTGGTTCGAGAGAGCGAATCAGCCCCTGGAGAGTTTTCCTTCTCCGTTAG CTATGGCGACAGGGTGGAACATTTCCGAGTTTTGGAAGGGGGCGGCCAGTACTGCATCTGGGATAAAGCGTTTTGCTCGCTGAACCGCCTGGTAGATTTTTACCGAACGCACAGCATCGCTGTGGAGAAGGTGGTGTGCCTCAGGGACGCACCCTCATCTCCTCACCTCCAGTCACATCCCGCCCGTAACCCTTATCCCAGCCCGCACAGGCACAGCTCTCAGGAATCCCTCTGCTCGGCTCACCTCCACCCTCGCCCCTGTCACCCTGAGCGAGACTCCTCTCTGAATCTGCAGAAGCCCTTTCTGGAG ATGCCCCATCTGGCTAACGCCCTCTGCGACTACACGCCCGGTCAGACCACACACCTGCACTTCCTGCGCGGGGACGTCATCGAACTGTTGGACTGTTCCAGTTCCCTGAGCTGGAAGGGGCGCTGTCGAGGCCGGGTGGGGATCTTCCCGCCCAAATGCGTGCACCCTCTGTACCATTAA
- the slc5a10 gene encoding sodium/glucose cotransporter 5 isoform X2, with protein sequence MSNSTINFYALTQSFSSSDIIVIATYFLLNLAVGIWSSCRVSRNTLSGYFLAGRDMAWWPIGSSLFASSEGSGLFIGLAGTGAAGGIAVAGFEWNATYVLLALAWIFVPVYISSGIVTMPEYLGRRFGGERIRTYLAVLSLLLSVFTKISTDLYSGALFVQVCLGWNLYLSTVLMLVVTAFYTIAGGLAAVIYTDTLQTFIMIVGAIILTITAFNKIGGYGNLERVYSIAVPKKIIPNSTCHLPRADAMHLFRDAVTGDLPWPGMTLGLTILATWYWCTDQVIVQRSLSAKNMSHVKGASIFAAYLKLLPFIFIILPGMISRALYPDSVGCVDPEECVRVCGAEVGCSNIAFPKLVIELMPSGLRGLMIAVMMAALMSSLTSIFNSSSTLFTMDIWKKHRPRASEKELLLVGRIVTVILVVVSVVWIPILQSANSGQLYVYIQSVTSYLAPPVTAVFALAIFWKRTNEQGAFWGLMVGLVVGMCRMVLEFAFPPPRCGVEDSAPMILRGIHYLHFAILLCGLTAIVVAVISLLTPPPSHEQVCNLTWWTITEEPQQDISLQKVSSVSRRSSQGAEPTHQMTCAHGASSCISAMRCSQQTPAPRVPSLRESVFWSRFCSINAVLLVSINIYLYAYFA encoded by the exons ATGTCTAATTCCACCATCAACTTCTACGCCCTGACTCAgtccttcagctcctctgaCATTATCGTCATAGCCACGTACTTTCTCCTGAACCTCGCAGTGGGCATCTGG TCTTCATGCAGGGTGAGCAGGAACACACTGAGTGGCTATTTCTTGGCCGGGCGGGACATGGCCTGGTGGCCG ATTGGATCATCCCTCTTTGCCAGCTCAGAGGGCTCTGGTCTGTTCATCGGCCTGGCCGGGACTGGAGCTGCAGGCGGCATCGCTGTTGCTGGTTTTGAATGGAAT GCCACATACGTGCTCCTGGCTCTGGCTTGGATTTTTGTACCTGTCTACATCTCCTCAGGG ATTGTGACCATGCCAGAGTACCTGGGGCGCCGTTTTGGAGGCGAGAGGATCCGGACTTACCTGGCTGTCctttctctgctgctgtctgTCTTCACAAAGATATCG ACTGACCTGTATTCAGGAGCGCTGTTTGTCCAGGTGTGTCTGGGGTGGAACCTCTACCTGTCCACTGTCCTTATGCTGGTGGTCACTGCTTTCTATACTATTGCAG GCGGTCTTGCTGCTGTCATCTACACAGACACTCTGCAAACATTCATCATGATCGTTGGTGCAATCATCCTGACAATTACAG CTTTCAATAAGATCGGTGGCTATGGAAACCTGGAGCGAGTGTACAGCATAGCGGTTCCAAAGAAGATTATCCCCAACAGTACCTGTCACCTGCCACGGGCCGACGCCATGCACCTATTCAGAGACGCCGTCACCGGAGACCTGCCGTGGCCTGGCATGACTCTGGGTCTCACCATATTGGCCACCTGGTATTGGTGCACTGACCAG gTCATCGTACAACGCTCCCTATCTGCCAAAAACATGAGTCACGTAAAAGGAGCATCGATCTTCGCCGCCTATCTGAAATTGCTgcccttcatcttcatcatcctccCTGGCATGATCAGCAGAGCGCTCTATCCAG ACTCAGTTGGGTGTGTGGATCCAGAagagtgtgtgcgtgtgtgtggagCGGAGGTGGGATGCTCCAACATCGCCTTTCCCAAGCTGGTCATTGAACTTATGCCAAGTG GCTTGAGGGGCCTAATGATAGCCGTCATGATGGCGGCTCTGATGTCATCCTTGACCTCCATCTTCAACAGCAGCTCCACACTCTTTACCATGGACATCTGGAAGAAGCACCGCCCACGAGCTTCTGAGAAGGAGCTGCTATTGGTCGGCAG GATCGTGACTGTGATCCTGGTGGTGGTCAGCGTGGTGTGGATCCCCATCCTGCAGTCGGCCAACAGCGGCCAACTCTACGTCTACATCCAGTCAGTGACCAGCTACCTTGCCCCGCCTGTTACTGCTGTCTTTGCATTGGCTATTTTCTGGAAGAGAACCAATGAGCAG GGTGCATTCTGGGGCCTCATGGTGGGTTTGGTGGTAGGTATGTGTAGGATGGTGTTGGAGTTCGCCTTCCCTCCTCCCAGATGCGGCGTTGAAGATTCAGCTCCGATGATTCTGCGCGGCATCCACTACCTCCATTTCGCCATTCTGCTGTGTGGACTCACCGCAATCGTGGTCGCTGTGATATCTCTGCTGACGCCGCCGCCCAGCCACGAGCAG GTGTGTAACCTGACATGGTGGACAATAACCGAAGAACCACAACAGGATATTTCATTACAGAAAGTGTCCTCTGTCAGCCGCCGTAGTTCCCAGG GCGCGGAGCCAACACATCAGATGACATGTGCACACGGAGCCAGCTCTTGCATCTCAGCGATGCGCTGCTCACAGCAGACTCCAGCTCCCAGAGTCCCCAGCTTGAGAGAGAGCGTGTTCTGGTCCAGGTTCTGCTCCATCAATGCAGTCCTGCTGGTCAGCATCAACATTTATCTGTACGCATACTTTGCCTGA
- the slc5a10 gene encoding sodium/glucose cotransporter 5 isoform X1, with translation MSNSTINFYALTQSFSSSDIIVIATYFLLNLAVGIWVRSRTFCLFFGGVFVVLKYIFLCQSSCRVSRNTLSGYFLAGRDMAWWPIGSSLFASSEGSGLFIGLAGTGAAGGIAVAGFEWNATYVLLALAWIFVPVYISSGIVTMPEYLGRRFGGERIRTYLAVLSLLLSVFTKISTDLYSGALFVQVCLGWNLYLSTVLMLVVTAFYTIAGGLAAVIYTDTLQTFIMIVGAIILTITAFNKIGGYGNLERVYSIAVPKKIIPNSTCHLPRADAMHLFRDAVTGDLPWPGMTLGLTILATWYWCTDQVIVQRSLSAKNMSHVKGASIFAAYLKLLPFIFIILPGMISRALYPDSVGCVDPEECVRVCGAEVGCSNIAFPKLVIELMPSGLRGLMIAVMMAALMSSLTSIFNSSSTLFTMDIWKKHRPRASEKELLLVGRIVTVILVVVSVVWIPILQSANSGQLYVYIQSVTSYLAPPVTAVFALAIFWKRTNEQGAFWGLMVGLVVGMCRMVLEFAFPPPRCGVEDSAPMILRGIHYLHFAILLCGLTAIVVAVISLLTPPPSHEQVCNLTWWTITEEPQQDISLQKVSSVSRRSSQGAEPTHQMTCAHGASSCISAMRCSQQTPAPRVPSLRESVFWSRFCSINAVLLVSINIYLYAYFA, from the exons ATGTCTAATTCCACCATCAACTTCTACGCCCTGACTCAgtccttcagctcctctgaCATTATCGTCATAGCCACGTACTTTCTCCTGAACCTCGCAGTGGGCATCTGGGTGAGAAGcagaactttttgtttgttttttgggggagtTTTTGTGGTTCTGAAGTACATTTTTCTCTGTCAGTCTTCATGCAGGGTGAGCAGGAACACACTGAGTGGCTATTTCTTGGCCGGGCGGGACATGGCCTGGTGGCCG ATTGGATCATCCCTCTTTGCCAGCTCAGAGGGCTCTGGTCTGTTCATCGGCCTGGCCGGGACTGGAGCTGCAGGCGGCATCGCTGTTGCTGGTTTTGAATGGAAT GCCACATACGTGCTCCTGGCTCTGGCTTGGATTTTTGTACCTGTCTACATCTCCTCAGGG ATTGTGACCATGCCAGAGTACCTGGGGCGCCGTTTTGGAGGCGAGAGGATCCGGACTTACCTGGCTGTCctttctctgctgctgtctgTCTTCACAAAGATATCG ACTGACCTGTATTCAGGAGCGCTGTTTGTCCAGGTGTGTCTGGGGTGGAACCTCTACCTGTCCACTGTCCTTATGCTGGTGGTCACTGCTTTCTATACTATTGCAG GCGGTCTTGCTGCTGTCATCTACACAGACACTCTGCAAACATTCATCATGATCGTTGGTGCAATCATCCTGACAATTACAG CTTTCAATAAGATCGGTGGCTATGGAAACCTGGAGCGAGTGTACAGCATAGCGGTTCCAAAGAAGATTATCCCCAACAGTACCTGTCACCTGCCACGGGCCGACGCCATGCACCTATTCAGAGACGCCGTCACCGGAGACCTGCCGTGGCCTGGCATGACTCTGGGTCTCACCATATTGGCCACCTGGTATTGGTGCACTGACCAG gTCATCGTACAACGCTCCCTATCTGCCAAAAACATGAGTCACGTAAAAGGAGCATCGATCTTCGCCGCCTATCTGAAATTGCTgcccttcatcttcatcatcctccCTGGCATGATCAGCAGAGCGCTCTATCCAG ACTCAGTTGGGTGTGTGGATCCAGAagagtgtgtgcgtgtgtgtggagCGGAGGTGGGATGCTCCAACATCGCCTTTCCCAAGCTGGTCATTGAACTTATGCCAAGTG GCTTGAGGGGCCTAATGATAGCCGTCATGATGGCGGCTCTGATGTCATCCTTGACCTCCATCTTCAACAGCAGCTCCACACTCTTTACCATGGACATCTGGAAGAAGCACCGCCCACGAGCTTCTGAGAAGGAGCTGCTATTGGTCGGCAG GATCGTGACTGTGATCCTGGTGGTGGTCAGCGTGGTGTGGATCCCCATCCTGCAGTCGGCCAACAGCGGCCAACTCTACGTCTACATCCAGTCAGTGACCAGCTACCTTGCCCCGCCTGTTACTGCTGTCTTTGCATTGGCTATTTTCTGGAAGAGAACCAATGAGCAG GGTGCATTCTGGGGCCTCATGGTGGGTTTGGTGGTAGGTATGTGTAGGATGGTGTTGGAGTTCGCCTTCCCTCCTCCCAGATGCGGCGTTGAAGATTCAGCTCCGATGATTCTGCGCGGCATCCACTACCTCCATTTCGCCATTCTGCTGTGTGGACTCACCGCAATCGTGGTCGCTGTGATATCTCTGCTGACGCCGCCGCCCAGCCACGAGCAG GTGTGTAACCTGACATGGTGGACAATAACCGAAGAACCACAACAGGATATTTCATTACAGAAAGTGTCCTCTGTCAGCCGCCGTAGTTCCCAGG GCGCGGAGCCAACACATCAGATGACATGTGCACACGGAGCCAGCTCTTGCATCTCAGCGATGCGCTGCTCACAGCAGACTCCAGCTCCCAGAGTCCCCAGCTTGAGAGAGAGCGTGTTCTGGTCCAGGTTCTGCTCCATCAATGCAGTCCTGCTGGTCAGCATCAACATTTATCTGTACGCATACTTTGCCTGA
- the LOC112137265 gene encoding protein FAM83G, translating to MALSQIQCLDDHHVNWRVSESKPEFFYSEDQRLALEALISSGHDAFTDYTSKHGVREFLSELELERIVRTAEAYRPGHEHHQKPELAGPAEEGADDGEVSLEYWPDRSEASVVELDLGWPDAISYRGVTRVTVHTQPPADGHTHIKEVVRKNIALAQKVIAVVMDAFTDVDIFRDLLDASYRRRIPVYIIIDPAAIPCFLSMCGRANMHRGHLKNLRVRCCGGVEFFTRSAQKVRGSLSQKFLLVDGDRAISGSYSFTWSSSRLDRNLITVVTGQAVETFDVHFRDLYLMSRSVSLNKVSMEDEPAPDPVPLVAPTPVPASVARKLINPKYALVASGTSPTSSDQNSSNKNSNSQNPTGLKVMKGHLKDVVEEPPLHPGLADLEKAYLIPYLPTWPEPDPPSDVIGFINIRDEKRAHKVHLQRSERFEVSQAIRFSSPLAPQAHTEESTSSQPVAEAQKPKEQSGSTSPEALSPKSLPNQTLSPHTAENKDSTDATDSPQTSHTAPVQEPQQTNAPASSSPSKVIAEARTAADSAQQISQAQTAAPPVPKRRTLQLVIDPTSSEQPDNTQVTLVKMDHKESLKTASKGQTPSRLRLTSRDNDSGSNEEGSQDSTKVMCDRAVNDDPSSASTASEEELSDYSQLQQHDPLTNGVHQGSSRGNHQGDGLNIMARFSQSMLDLREPSQSEDTASLIRQSQQLRQMGHRSPHRHIGQLFQTSRSPGRDARLKGPKVIIAKPGSFHRPSRAAVPVIGGYRYWQGQTGQSDSSHLQVEGRSGRSPRRHSPGYRKAEQISQEPNAEPPSGFFGMSLSKLGNFRNSRARGGAAQKKVSQNNKAVR from the exons ATGGCGCTGTCTCAGATCCAGTGTCTGGACGATCACCACGTCAACTGGCGCGTGAGCGAGAGCAAGCCCGAGTTTTTCTACAGCGAGGACCAGCGTCTGGCGCTCGAGGCTCTCATCAGCTCGGGCCATGATGCGTTCACGGACTACACCAGCAAGCACGGCGTCCGGGAGTTCCTCTCGGAGCTGGAGTTGGAGCGCATTGTTCGCACGGCAGAGGCCTACCGGCCGGGGCACGAGCATCACCAAAAACCGGAGCTGGCGGGACCCGCCGAGGAAGGAGCCGATGACGGGGAGGTCTCGCTGGAGTACTGGCCGGACCGGTCCGAGGCCTCGGTGGTCGAGCTGGACCTGGGGTGGCCCGATGCCATCTCGTACCGGGGGGTCACGCGCGTGACCGTGCACACACAGCCTCCCGCTGACGGGCACACGCACATCAAGGAGGTGGTGCGCAAGAACATCGCATTAGCCCAGAAG gtgataGCGGTGGTGATGGACGCGTTCACAGACGTGGATATCTTTCGGGACCTGCTGGACGCATCCTACAGACGGCGAATCCCAGTGTACATAATCATCGACCCCGCTGCGATTCCCTGCTTTCTTTCCATGTGTGGCAGAGCCAATATGCACCGCGGCCACCTAAAG AACCTGCGCGTGCGCTGCTGCGGAGGTGTGGAGTTCTTTACAAGATCGGCACAGAAGGTGCGTGGATCTCTAAGCCAGAAGTTTCTCCTGGTAGATGGAGATAGAGCCATCTCTGGCTCATACAG TTTCACCTGGTCCTCCTCCCGTTTGGACCGTAACCTCATCACGGTCGTCACTGGCCAGGCAGTGGAGACCTTTGATGTACACTTCCGCGACCTTTACCTCATGTCCAGAAGCGTTTCACTCAATAAGGTTTCCATGGAAGATGAACCAGCCCCTGACCCAGTTCCTCTGGTGGCACCAACTCCTGTTCCTGCTTCTGTTGCAAGAAAACTAATTAACCCCAAGTATGCTCTTGTGGCCTCGGGCACAAGCCCCACTTCCTCTGATCAGAACTCCAgcaacaaaaactcaaactctcAGAATCCCACTGGGCTGAAAGTGATGAAGGGACATCTGAAGGATGTTGTGGAAGAACCGCCCTTGCATCCTGGCTTAGCCGATCTGGAGAAAGCATATTTGATCCCGTACCTGCCCACCTGGCCAGAACCGGATCCTCCAAGTGATGTGATTGGCTTTATCAATATCAGGGACGAAAAGAGAGCCCATAAAGTTCACTTACAGAGGTCGGAGCGGTTTGAGGTCAGTCAGGCTATCCGCTTTAGCTCACCACTGGCTCCACAAGCCCACACTGAGGAATCCACTTCAAGTCAGCCTGTGGCAGAGGCTCAAAAACCTAAGGAGCAGTCTGGAAGTACAAGCCCAGAAGCCTTAAGCCCCAAAAGTTTACCCAACCAAACACTTAGTCCGCACACAGCTGAGAACAAAGACAGTACTGATGCTACGGATTCCCCTCAAACATCCCACACTGCTCCAGTCCAGGAGCCCCAACAAACAAACGCACCCGCCTCCTCTTCCCCTTCCAAAGTTATTGCTGAAGCAAGGACTGCTGCTGACAGCGCTCAACAAATTTCTCAAGCACAAACTGCTGCTCCCCCTGTTCCTAAACGCCGTACCCTCCAGCTAGTCATAGATCCCACCTCTTCTGAGCAGCCTGATAACACTCAGGTCACTCTAGTCAAAATGGACCACAAGGAAAGTCTAAAAACGGCCTCAAAAGGGCAGACTCCGAGCCGCCTTCGCCTAACCTCCAGAGACAACGACTCCGGCAGCAACGAGGAGGGCAGCCAGGACAGTACCAAAGTCATGTGCGACCGAGCCGTCAACGATGACCCCTCCAGTGCGTCCACAGCGTCAGAGGAGGAACTCTCCGACTACTCACAGCTGCAGCAACACGACCCTCTGACCAACGGAGTGCACCAAGGATCCAGCCGAGGCAACCATCAAGGGGATGGGCTCAACATAATGGCCCGCTTCTCTCAAAGCATGCTGGACCTGCGGGAGCCCAGCCAATCAGAGGACACGGCTTCTTTGATTCGTCAGTCCCAGCAGCTGCGCCAGATGGGGCACCGCTCCCCACACAGACACATCGGACAG CTGTTCCAGACCTCCAGATCTCCAGGTCGTGACGCCAGGCTCAAAGGACCCAAAGTAATCATTGCTAAACCTGGAAGTTTCCATCGCCCCAGTCGAGCGGCCGTGCCCGTGATCGGAGGGTACCGCTACTGGCAAGGCCAGACAGGGCAGTCCGATTCAAGCCACCTGCAGGTGGAGGGCCGGTCCGGACGCTCCCCACGCCGACACAGCCCGGGCTACAGGAAGGCTGAGCAGATATCGCAGGAGCCCAACGCAGAGCCGCCGTCAGGCTTTTTTGGAATGTCTCTCTCAAAACTTGGCAACTTTAGAAACTCAAGAGCTCGGGGAGGTGCTGCTCAGAAGAAAGTTTCTCAGAATAATAAAGCTGTCAGGTAG